The nucleotide window TCCGTTGATTTCCGCATTGTCGTTAGACAACCCATTCTCGGCATTGACTTTATGCGGCTCGTTAATAAAGTCGTACATGGCCACCCGCGGGTCTTTCTGGTATCGGGCCGCCAGCTTTTCCCAGAGCCGCACCGTGATGTCCTGGTAAATCAGGCGGCCTTTGGCGTCTTTGCGCTTCCACAGGTCCAGGGGCAGGAAGTTGTCGTTGATGTTGCGGTCGAAGCCCTGGCCGCCGGGTGCCGCGTGCAGGTCCAGAATGACGTACATGTTGCGGGCCGCGCACCAGTTCAGCACCTGGTCGATGATGCGGAAACCGTCGAGGTTCTGCGAGTCGGTAAAGAGCCGGTCCTGGTCGTACCACTGGGTCAGGCTCTGCACGTAGGCATCCAGGTTGCGGCGGCTGCGGCTCACCTTATTACGCTCCAGACGTTGCTCCCGGGTCAGAAACAGGTCGTAGTGAAACGGCAGCCGGACGCAGTTGAAGCCCTGAGCCGCCACGAAGTCGATGTCGGCCTTGGTCACGAATTTGGCCCGGTAATCGGCGTAGAAATCTTCCAGTTCCTTATCCGACATGGTGCGCAGCAAGCCACCCCGGATGCGGGCCTGGGAGTCGAGGGTGTCGGTTTTGAGAATGTAGCTTTCCTGCAGCAGCCAGCCGCCCACATTGAAACCCCGCAGCACAATCTCCTTACCGCGGGCATCCACGGTCTTACCGCCCTGGGCGCGGAGCATGGTCAGGTTCTGGGCGTGAGCTTGCCCAACGTTCAGCAGGGCGAGAGAAAGGGCGAGCTGAGAAAGCCGGCTACGCAGCCGCTGCCAATTAAGAGTGTTCATAAAGTAAAAGTAGGGGGTCGAAGTGCCGGAAATAGAAACGGGACGGGAAGATCCCGCCCCGTTTCGGTGAAGCCCACCCAGGGTCTTCACCTCTCCCATTTACTATTGTGAAGCACTGCCAGCGGTAGTCATCAGGCTGGGCATGCGCTTAATTCTTCATGATTTTTTGCACCTCTACCCCACTGCCGCTCTGCACGGTCAGGAAGTACACGCCGCCGGGCAGCGTGCTCAGGTCCAGGGTAGCGGTGGAGGCCCCCGCGGCGGCCGTCAGGGTGCGAACCGTAGCCCCATGCACATCCGTCACGGTCAGGCGGTGAGCCGAGGCGCCGCGTAGCTCTACGGTCAGAGCTTTAGTCACCGGGTTGGGGTAAGCGGCGCTCAGCACGCTGCCTTTCGTAGTGGTGGCAGCCAAGGTCGCCTGGGCCGGCGCGCAGGTAGTACCCACAGTATAGCTGTGCGGGGTGGCGCTGGAGTTACGCTCGGTGCCGCTGGTTCCTACCCGGTAAGTGAAGTAGAACGACAGGGCTGCACCGGCCATCTGGGGCTGGGAAAACACGAAGTCGGAGCCCGATGCTGTCATGTTATACCCTGCGTAGCCGCCGGTGCCCACTTTCACATACAGCAGCGCCATATTGCTGCCCGCAATGGAGTAAGCGGCACAAACTTCCAGCTTACAGTCCCGTTGGTGGTGCTGACCTCATAGCGGTAGTCGCCGTTGGCCACCGTACCGCCGCACACCGTGCTGCTGGTGCTGGCCGGCGTGCCGTACACTTCCAGCTCGTAGAGCGAGTAGCCATAGGTAGTGCCGCGGGCAGTACCATAGATGCGCACGTAACGCCCGGCGCCGCTTAGGCCGGTGTGGTCATTAGTCAGCGTGGTATTGCCGGTTACAGTTTTCACGGTAGTCCAGGAAGCCGCGTCGTTGGAAACCTGCACCAGGTAGTCTTTGCCGTGGGCAGCTTCCCAGCTCAACTTTACCCGGCTCACGTTGTAGCGGGCACCGAGGTCCACGTAAATCCACTGCGGATCGGCCCAGGCGCTGGCCCAGCGGGTAGTAGCGTTGCCGTCCACGGCCAGGGCGCCGCCAAACTCAGGCGCTTCGGTAGAGGACGTCGTAGTGGGCTTGTTCAAGGCCAAGTTGGTTCCGCTCGGGGCCCCGGCTACAGTGATGCTCACAGCTGTCGAGGTGGTAACGGCCCCGGCGTTGTCGGTGGCTTTGGCCGTCAGGGAATATGAGCCGGCAGTAGCTCCGGTCCAGCTGAAGCTATAGGGAGCCGTCAGGTCTTCGCCCAACTTA belongs to Hymenobacter cellulosilyticus and includes:
- a CDS encoding T9SS type A sorting domain-containing protein; this encodes MALLYVKVGTGGYAGYNMTASGSDFVFSQPQMAGAALSFYFTYRVGTSGTERNSSATPHSYTVGTTCAPAQATLAATTTKGSVLSAAYPNPVTKALTVELRGASAHRLTVTDVHGATVRTLTAAAGASTATLDLSTLPGGVYFLTVQSGSGVEVQKIMKN